One Osmerus eperlanus chromosome 23, fOsmEpe2.1, whole genome shotgun sequence DNA segment encodes these proteins:
- the si:ch211-212k18.15 gene encoding uncharacterized protein DDB_G0292642 isoform X1, whose translation MASKSYNKDRDKGIIFSKKADDIDPYDDDPAILRAVASCGHVVSPNSMTSWCGRELNLGKHVFTCPVNGCGKVWSYEEVRKLALLTPDETQHFEMTLTSLACGGSQKKSCPGCEMLIQREDSSNLNVICKLCSIKNKKPFEFCWQCLKEWMGTRPRSDKCDNSGCFNAALKLMEDCTFMPVKWGVANCPSVRACPTCGTLVEHNTQHCKNVKCLNCQKEFCFVCLKLTSECQKLKPKSYFSTCADGVVAPRQTSLPSWNSK comes from the exons ATGGCCTCCAAATCGTACAACAAGGATCGAGATAAAGGAATTATATTTTCAAAGAAAGCGGACGATATAGATC CCTATGATGATGATCCTGCCATCTTGAGAGCAGTGGCATCTTGCGGCCATGTTGTTTCTCCCAATTCTATGACTTCGTGGTGTGGCCGTGAACTAAACTTG GGTAAACATGTGTTTACCTGTCCTGTTAATGGATGTGGTAAGGTGTGGTCATATGAAGAGGTGCGTAAACTTGCTCTTCTTACACCTGACGAGACGCAACACTTTGAAATGACTTTGACCAGCCTTGCTTGTGGAGGGAGTCAAAAGAAGTCA TGCCCTGGCTGTGAGATGCTCATTCAAAGAGAAGACTCTAGCAACCTGAACGTCATCTGCAAACTTTGCTCTATAAAGAATAAAAAACCTTTTGAGTTCTGCTGGCAGTGCCTAAAGGAGTGGATGGGTACAAGACCACGTTCTGACAAATGTGACAACAGCGGTTGCTTTAATGCTGCACTAAAACTTATGGAGGATTGTACCTTCATGCCGGTGAAATGGGGCGTTGCCAATTGTCCCTCGGTACGTGCTTGTCCAACCTGTGGCACGCTGGTGGAACATAATACACAACACTGTAAGAATGTAAAATGTCTGAATTGTCAAAAAGAGTTCTGCTTTGTTTGTCTTAAGCTCACATCAGAATGCCAGAAGCTGAAACCAAAATCATACTTCAGTACTTGTGCTGATGGAGTTGTTGCACCAAGGCAGACTAGCTTACCTTCCTGGAACAGTAAATAA
- the si:ch211-212k18.15 gene encoding uncharacterized protein si:ch211-212k18.15 isoform X2, translated as MASKSYNKDRDKGIIFSKKADDIDPYDDDPAILRAVASCGHVVSPNSMTSWCGRELNLGKHVFTCPVNGCGKVWSYEEVRKLALLTPDETQHFEMTLTSLACGGSQKNALAVRCSFKEKTLAT; from the exons ATGGCCTCCAAATCGTACAACAAGGATCGAGATAAAGGAATTATATTTTCAAAGAAAGCGGACGATATAGATC CCTATGATGATGATCCTGCCATCTTGAGAGCAGTGGCATCTTGCGGCCATGTTGTTTCTCCCAATTCTATGACTTCGTGGTGTGGCCGTGAACTAAACTTG GGTAAACATGTGTTTACCTGTCCTGTTAATGGATGTGGTAAGGTGTGGTCATATGAAGAGGTGCGTAAACTTGCTCTTCTTACACCTGACGAGACGCAACACTTTGAAATGACTTTGACCAGCCTTGCTTGTGGAGGGAGTCAAAAGAA TGCCCTGGCTGTGAGATGCTCATTCAAAGAGAAGACTCTAGCAACCTGA